The following proteins are encoded in a genomic region of Pungitius pungitius chromosome 19, fPunPun2.1, whole genome shotgun sequence:
- the ralaa gene encoding ras-related protein Ral-A yields the protein MAAAKPKGQNSLALHKVIMVGSGGVGKSALTLQFMYDEFVEDYEPTKADSYRKKVVLDGEEVQIDILDTAGQEDYAAIRDNYFRSGEGFLCVFSITELESFAATVDFREQILRVKEDENVPFLLVGNKSDLDDRRQVSADEAKARAEQWGVCYVETSAKTRANVDKVFFDLMREIRARKMEDSKEKNGKKKSKSLAKRIRERCCIL from the exons ATGGCAGCTGCTAAGCCGAAAGGGCAGAACTCTCTAGCCCTTCACAAAGTGATCATGGTGGGCAGTGGAGGGGTGGGGAAGTCCGCCCTCACGCTCCAGTTCATGTATGACGAG TTTGTTGAAGACTATGAGCCCACCAAAGCCGACAGCTACAGGAAGAAAGTGGTGCTGGACGGAGAAGAGGTGCAGATCGACATCCTCGACACAGCTGGACAAGAGGACTACGCGGCCATCCGAGATAACTACTTCCGCAGCGGCGAGGGTTTCCTCTGCGTGTTCTCCATCACGGAACTGGAGTCGTTCGCAGCGACGGTCGACTTCAG AGAGCAGATTCTGCGGGTGAAGGAGGATGAGAACGTGCCCTTTCTCTTGGTCGGGAACAAGTCTGATTTGGACGACCGGAGGCAGGTCAGCGCCGACGAGGCGAAGGCCCGCGCCGAGCAGTGGGGCGTGTGCTACGTGGAGACCTCCGCTAAAACCCGGGCCAATGTGGACAAG gtgttCTTTGACCTGATGAGAGAGATCCGGGCGAGGAAAATGGAGGACAGCAAAGAGAAGAACGgcaagaagaaaagtaaaagttTGGCCAAGAGAATTCGAGAGAGATGCTGTATTTTATAG